The Hevea brasiliensis isolate MT/VB/25A 57/8 chromosome 9, ASM3005281v1, whole genome shotgun sequence nucleotide sequence GAGCAGGCTGCTGAGAAACTTGTTCCAGGCTGCatgaagaaaaaaagagaaaaaaaaaaaaagagaaaagaaaatataaattgcTGGGCTAGATAAGTTCTCCCTAACGAAGATGACAAAGCTTAGCACATGGGTGgattttttgaaatttatttgttcATGCTATTAAAATTGCAACTATTAAATCTTTGATATGGGATTGATAAATCAACCAATTAATGCCAAATTTTAGCTTACCACACATGCATGGACATCATCACATCCACACAAGAGCTTCCCATTTAGTGTGTCCACAGCTTGGAATGATCCTCCTCCTTGACTCCTCtacacaaataaataaataaatacatgtataaaatttaaaattaagacaAGGTGGTATCACGACTCAACTTTAGGCCATGAATTTTAATAAAAGCTTGCATATAATTTGCAACTCGTACCTTGTAATAATTGACAGCAACAAAATTTGCCCATCTGTTGCCAGCAGCATCATAACAAGTATGAAGCATGTCTATGAGTTCCCTAGAGTTATCTATGCATGTGAGTTCCTTCATAGGAATAGTCCTGAAGTAATTTACTAACACCAATGATTTACTCTTGTCATTGAGGGAAGGCGATTCCGCTCTATTAGGACAACTCCCTGCCTGCATACCACCATCCCCATCTGCAGAAACAATTAATTGATGTCCTATCATTATATACAGTACCACTATAGCTACATAAGAACAAAATTGGAAGAAAAAATCGGTTAATTAAGAGTCTCACACTGATTTTCAACCATGTAATTCCACTGGTAAGCAATTCCTTCAATTTTTTCTTTGGATTCAATTGATGTGAATACAAGTAGCCTCTGGTTATTTTTGATCATGTCCCTGACTAGAGGCCAATCCTGCCCATTTTTGGGCATGTTCCTTACTGGAAACCAGTATTTCATCAATCCAGCATCAGTGAACACCTTTGTTAATCCTTTAGGAGCTTGAACATAATCTTCCAAGATTATTGTGACAATTTCTGATGGATTTGCTGATAAGaaagcttcaatttccttcaGGGTGTCGATAGCAGGCCCCTACTATGGAGGGGGAAAAACATATATCTATTCAGACATCCCCataaagaaagaacaaaaacaGAGTCCTAAactagaaaagaaatgaaaatttaaggatAAATATACATACAAATGCAGTATAGTCATAACAGTGTCCTTTAAATGAATGACACAGCCATACATCTCCACGAAAATCATAGGTATCCAGCATGAAGGCACGAACTCCATTCTAAGAATAaatgataaaagaaaaattaattaataatgaacGTGTAGGAATGCATAAGAAAAAGGAATAGAAAACTTACATTTAGCTGTTGAGTGACAGTATCTTCTTGATTAGTAACAGTTAATCTAGGGACTCCAGTGTGAGATGGATATCCATCAATTGCATAGGCATTGTGGGTTGTCAAAAATGCATATTTGTTGAATGGCAGAGAATTATTCTATTGACAAAGAGGGGGAAAAATAGTAAGAGTTGCATTAGTTAACCAACAAACCAAAGGGTAttgtttaaaaatattaaaatgtaattttgCAGCTAAATGTGAAACTTCAACTACAAAATTCTCAGGATATTCTGTCTTTATATGCTAAATGTGAAACTTCAATTACAAATTTCTcaggatatttgttctttatatGCTTTATTAAGCCTCAAAGTTCGCagggtataattttatattaagttatatttaaaatattagaaataattatatctaaataatgtataattaaataattttatattttaactaagaaaatatatttttctaaattcttaaaatttttatattataatttagaattttgtaaaagaattaattttatttataataataccttttaaaaaaaataataattataaaaattctaTTAACTTCATTTTTAAAAATAGGCCAGAGAATGGCCCTTGCTTTTTATTGCAACCGCTAAACCAACCCACCCATAGCCCAATGGCTATTGTGTTATCTCTTGTGAACTTCCTAGACACAGCCCAATCCCAAAAGTCATGTTTGCTAATGGTATCCTACTCCCATGAATCCATTCCTTTCCAgcatattaaaagaaaaaaaaaaaaaagaaatagagaGAAAGTACCAGAAGCTTGAATTGGTCTGTGGCAGTCGATCTCACACATTTATAGCTTGAAAATCCTTCAACGCAGTAGAAACAATAGAGCCCAGATTCACAATCTTGGTCCGATGAGCATTTCTCCAACAGCTAAATCATTCAAACTATACACAAATCAAAACAAAAACCTGCAAGAATATGCATGTTCCTTAacctgaaaaagaagaagaagaagaaaataaaatctcGACACAAACCCCGCACTGTCCATGGGTGCAAGCAGAAGCTGTAGCTGTGGCAAGACTGCAGGTAAGCACCGAAGCTGTAATAAAAATAAAGCTTTCAGAAAGACCCATTAAGGgaaagattgaagggaatggcaaAAAGGGCAGGGATCGATGTGTGATGTAGAATCGATAGGTTTTGGCAAAGATAAGGAAAGGAAAGTCCAGGAGAATATGCTAAACTAAAATGCCAGAAAATTATTGAAACTTGGTTGGGGCGTCCAATCAGCGAGACGGAAACTGGCGTAGAGAGGTGCCATGAAAATGAAAGCATGAATTGTTGGGAGAAAgatttgattattttatttatttattttgataaagAGATTTGATTATTTTATTTGTAGTTGGGACTTGGTAGATGGCTTATTattatgtaaaattttatttcatataataTATCTATTTATGTTGTGGTTTTAGTATTAAAGTATCTGATTAATTACGATTTGGACTATATTGTttaagaaattataatttaaaattttcaatttaaacttaataataattttttctgaTTAAAAAAAACTTAATACTAATTTTTAATATGTAAAAGGTCTATTTTGACTTTAAACTCAGCGCTTAAACTCTTTGTAGGTTCAAAGAAGCCCTCAATTATTTAAAATAGCATATTTAACTCCAAAACTAACATATATCAGTTCATGTAAAAACCAACCATTAGTCATGTGATCATGTAATGACCAGCGTCTGTTCCCTTCAACAAT carries:
- the LOC110672388 gene encoding PI-PLC X domain-containing protein At5g67130, which produces MGLSESFIFITASVLTCSLATATASACTHGQCGLLEKCSSDQDCESGLYCFYCVEGFSSYKCVRSTATDQFKLLNNSLPFNKYAFLTTHNAYAIDGYPSHTGVPRLTVTNQEDTVTQQLNNGVRAFMLDTYDFRGDVWLCHSFKGHCYDYTAFGPAIDTLKEIEAFLSANPSEIVTIILEDYVQAPKGLTKVFTDAGLMKYWFPVRNMPKNGQDWPLVRDMIKNNQRLLVFTSIESKEKIEGIAYQWNYMVENQYGDGGMQAGSCPNRAESPSLNDKSKSLVLVNYFRTIPMKELTCIDNSRELIDMLHTCYDAAGNRWANFVAVNYYKRSQGGGSFQAVDTLNGKLLCGCDDVHACVPGTSFSAACSTQDKLQ